From the Bacteroidota bacterium genome, one window contains:
- the menD gene encoding 2-succinyl-5-enolpyruvyl-6-hydroxy-3-cyclohexene-1-carboxylic-acid synthase codes for MDNSAEILYQTIHNITDICYKKDVHFAVLSPGSRSAPLALSFIRNKNIKHFIINDERSAGYFALGLAQQTKKTVVLVCTSGTAALNYAPAVAEAYFQKIPLLIFTADRPPESIEQQGNQTIHQYKLYEPNVLKSFQLNISYNDKNAEDEAYRIVSESINISQYPQKGAVHINVPMREPLYLKNIPQRQDQNPKVIDLLKPDLKIPRATQKKLIEKLITHKKILVVAGVFEHNTTFKKIIDKLLAITDICFVRDITSNIPDLKHAIIHHEELLTNYEGNISDIQPDLLITFGGQIVSKPLRIFLQENKAKEHWHIDATAKSPDTFQSITKTIAIHPEEFFRILLKNIKLFKTKSFHGFYKKWEKLDDNAIKNVEQKISSDDELYFISEILKKIPKNSILQLGNGSIVRQASYLSFIKNKFAKSIEVYSNRGTSGIDGCLSTAIGSAVSTDKIVTLIIGDLSFFYDRNAFWNKYLPKNLKLIVINNHGGGIFRKMQGPQSQPELDEYFTTPHKLSIKKITEQYEIEYFKCTKPSKIKKSLSDFYNYNKKTTVLEIDIDDVK; via the coding sequence ATGGATAATTCAGCCGAAATTCTTTATCAAACAATTCATAATATCACAGATATTTGCTACAAAAAAGATGTTCATTTTGCTGTACTTTCTCCGGGATCAAGGTCTGCTCCTTTGGCTTTAAGTTTTATTAGGAACAAAAATATCAAACATTTTATTATTAATGACGAACGTTCTGCAGGATACTTTGCTTTGGGACTTGCACAGCAAACAAAAAAAACCGTAGTACTAGTTTGCACCTCAGGAACAGCCGCTTTAAATTATGCACCGGCAGTTGCCGAAGCGTATTTTCAAAAAATACCACTATTGATTTTTACAGCCGACAGACCTCCTGAATCAATTGAGCAGCAAGGAAATCAGACTATACATCAATACAAGCTTTATGAACCTAATGTTTTAAAAAGTTTTCAGTTGAACATTTCTTATAATGATAAAAATGCTGAGGATGAAGCTTACAGAATAGTATCGGAATCAATAAATATTTCACAATATCCACAAAAAGGTGCTGTTCATATAAATGTACCAATGCGTGAACCACTTTATCTGAAAAATATTCCGCAACGACAAGATCAAAATCCAAAAGTTATTGATTTGCTTAAACCAGACTTAAAAATCCCAAGAGCTACACAAAAGAAACTAATTGAAAAACTTATTACTCATAAAAAAATTCTTGTTGTTGCAGGTGTGTTTGAGCATAATACTACTTTTAAAAAGATTATTGATAAGCTTTTAGCTATTACAGATATTTGTTTTGTTCGTGATATTACATCAAATATTCCTGATTTAAAACATGCAATTATTCATCATGAGGAATTGCTAACGAATTATGAAGGAAATATTTCAGATATTCAACCTGATTTGTTGATTACTTTTGGTGGTCAAATCGTATCAAAACCTTTAAGAATATTCTTGCAGGAAAATAAAGCAAAAGAACACTGGCATATTGACGCTACTGCAAAATCCCCTGATACTTTTCAATCAATAACAAAAACCATTGCAATTCATCCTGAAGAATTTTTTAGAATTTTATTAAAAAATATAAAACTTTTTAAAACAAAATCATTTCACGGTTTTTATAAAAAATGGGAAAAGCTTGACGATAATGCTATTAAAAATGTAGAGCAAAAAATATCTTCGGATGATGAGCTTTATTTCATTTCAGAAATACTGAAAAAAATTCCTAAGAACTCAATTTTACAACTTGGAAATGGCTCTATTGTAAGGCAGGCAAGCTATTTGAGTTTTATTAAAAATAAATTTGCAAAAAGTATTGAAGTCTATTCCAATCGAGGTACATCAGGAATTGACGGATGTTTGAGTACAGCAATAGGAAGTGCTGTTTCTACGGACAAAATCGTTACTCTTATCATTGGTGATTTAAGTTTTTTTTACGATAGAAACGCTTTTTGGAATAAATATTTGCCAAAGAATTTAAAGCTAATTGTTATCAATAATCATGGTGGAGGAATATTCAGAAAAATGCAAGGACCACAATCTCAACCCGAACTTGACGAGTATTTTACAACACCTCATAAGTTAAGTATTAAAAAAATTACTGAGCAATACGAAATTGAATATTTCAAATGTACTAAGCCTTCAAAAATCAAAAAATCTTTGAGTGACTTTTACAATTACAACAAGAAAACTACTGTTTTGGAAATTGATATTGATGACGTGAAATAA